TAATCGCCTTTTGCTGATTGCCGCCGCTCATGGAGCGCAGGGAGGTCTTGCGTCCCTGGCCGCAACGGATGTCGTAGCGGTCGATCAGTTCGTTGGCGTTCTTCTCAAATTCATTGAACTGTAAAATGCCGTTTTTGGAAAAGGGTGCTTTGTAGTACTTCCGAAGGGCCAGGTTGTCCCCCAGGTTGAAGTCCAGGAACACGCCCACGCCCTGCCGGTCCTCAGGGATGTAGGAGATGCCGGCCTCCGTCCGCTGGCGGATGGAGAGTGCGGTGATGTCCTTGCCTCCAAGGGTGATGGAGCCGCTGTGGGCCTTTGTCAGCCCGGCGATGGCGTCGGCCACCTCCACCTGCCCGTTGCCGGAGACGCCTGCAATGGCAAAGACCTCGCCGGCGCGGATCTGGAAGGAGACATCCTTCACCACGTCAAACTTGTTGGCGTTGCGGACGGTGAGGTTTTTGACCTCCAGCACGGTGCCCCGGTAGTCGGCAGGCTTCTTGGCAGGGTTGAAGTCCACCTGGCGGCCCACCATCATGTTGGCCATATCCTGGGAAGAGGTGTTCTTCACGTCCAGCACGTTCACCAATTTGCCGCGGTACAAGATGGCGCAGCGGTCCGCAATCTTTTTGATCTCCTCGATCTTATGGGTGATGAGGATGATGGTTTTGCCGCCCTTGCGCAGTTCGTCGATGATTTTCAGAAGAAATTCGATCTCCTGAGGGGTCAGGACGGCGGTGGGCTCGTCGAAAATCAGGATTTCCGCCTTGCGGTAGAGCATCTTCAGGATTTCCACACGCTGGCGGACGGAGACGGGGATGTCCTCGATCTTGTCGGTGGGGTTGACCTCCAGGCCGAACTTTTTGGACAGTTCCGCAATCTCACGGTTGGCGGTCTTGATGTCCACGCAGGGGAGGACGCCAAACAGCTTTTTCATGGGTTCCACACCCAGGACGATGTTCTCGGCCACGGTATAATTATCCACCAGTTTGAAGTGCTGATGCACCATGCCGATGTTGTGGGCGGTGGCGTCGTTGGAGGAGCGGAATTTGACCTTCTCCCCCTGAATGTAAATCTCCCCGATGTCCGGCTCATACATGCCGAACAGCATGCTCATCAGCGTGGATTTGCCGGCGCCGTTTTCTCCCAAGAGCGCGTAGACCTCGCCGCGCTTGACCTGGATCGTTACGTCGTCGTTGGCGACAATGCCCGGAAAGCGCTTTGTGATGTGGCGCATTTCCACAATGTAATCTTCCATGTTACCTCCCCTTGCTTCTCATATGGGATTTGACGCTGCCCCTTCCGTCAGGTTCGGCGGGAGGGGCAGCATAAGAGGTTTATTCGACGCTCTGCCAGGCCGTCTCCAGAGCAACCTCCATCATCTCGTGGAAGGACTCCTGCCGGTCCTCTGCAGACAGGGCTTCCCCGGTGAAGAGGTGGTCGGAAATGGTCAGAATGCTCAGCGCCTTCTTGTGGCAGCCCACTGCGGTCCAGTAGAGGCCGGCGGTCTCCATCTCCACTGCCAGATGGCCCAGGTCCCGCAGCTGCTGGTTGATCTCCGGGCGGGGATAGTAGAAATGGTCGGAGGTGTAGACCGTGCCCACCACGGCGTTGACGTTCAGCTTCCGGGCCGCTTCCACGCTGTGGGCCAGCATGTCATAGCTTGCGGCGGGAGCCAGGTAGCCGGGCATATTGTAAGCCGCGCCATAGTTGGAGTTGGTGGAAGCCGCCATGGCCACGACCACGTCCCGCAGCTTGACCTGGTCGGACAGGCCGCCGGCGGAGCCGATGCGGATGATGGCGTCCACGTCAAACTGGTTATAGAGCTCGGTGGCATAGAGGCCCATGGAGGGAATGCCCATGCCGCTGCCCATGACGGAGATCTTCTTGCCGCGATAGGTGCCGGTATAGCCCAGCATATTGCGGACGGTATTGAAGCAAACGGGATTGTCCAGATAGTGCTCCGCCACGTGCTTGGCGCGCAGCGGATCGCCGGGCATCAGAACGACCTTGGCAATCTCCGCATCCGTAACGGAGATGCTGGCGGAAATGGAGGATTTTGTCATAGTCTTTCCTTTCTTACTTCAGGCCGGGGAAGTCGGTGGGAGTGTAGCCGTTGAAATTGGAGGCGGGCACGATGGTGCCGTTCTTGACCAGCTCATAGCACTCCGCCATCTTGGCAAGAGCATCGTCGCTCAGCTGCTGGCGGCCCTCTTCGGAGACGTAGCTGGAGGAGTCGGAGTCAGCGCCCAGGAAGGCGTCTTCGGCGGAGAAGGTACCGTTGTAGATGGCCTCTAACTGCTTCTGGACGTTGACGTCCATGACCTTCAGGGTAGAGGTCAGGATGATGTTGCGGTCGCCGGCGACGCCGTCGTCAAACTGGTCCACGTCGCAGCCGATGACATACACGTCGGAGGCTTCCTTGATGGCGGTGAAGGTGCCGTTGCCCGCAGCGCCGGCAGCCACGAACAGAACGTCGCAGCCTTCGTTGATCAGGGCCTCGCCAACCACCTTGCCGGTGGCCTCGTCGGCAAAGTCGCCGATGTAGTTGCCGCCAACGTTGGCGCCGGTGACATCCACGCCGGCGTAGGAGGGCAGCTCCACATATTCAGCGGTGGTGCCAAAGTGGGCATTGGCGTAATTCACGCCGGACATGAAGCCAAACTGGTAGTTGACGTTGGAGGGGTATGCCATGGCGTTGACCACGGCCACCTTGTTGCTCTCGGTGGTCAGGGCGGCGGCCAGACCGGCAAAGAAGCCGCCCTCCTGCTCGGAGAAGGTCATGGTGTACACATTGCCCAGGTCAGCGGCGTTCAGGGCATTGCCCTGGCTGTCGGTGATGGTGGAGTCCACCACGATGAAGTACTTGTCGGGGTTGGCGGCCGCAATGTCGCCGATGGCGGTGAAGTTAAAGCCGGGCAGGACAAAG
This window of the Dysosmobacter acutus genome carries:
- the deoD gene encoding purine-nucleoside phosphorylase; this encodes MTKSSISASISVTDAEIAKVVLMPGDPLRAKHVAEHYLDNPVCFNTVRNMLGYTGTYRGKKISVMGSGMGIPSMGLYATELYNQFDVDAIIRIGSAGGLSDQVKLRDVVVAMAASTNSNYGAAYNMPGYLAPAASYDMLAHSVEAARKLNVNAVVGTVYTSDHFYYPRPEINQQLRDLGHLAVEMETAGLYWTAVGCHKKALSILTISDHLFTGEALSAEDRQESFHEMMEVALETAWQSVE
- a CDS encoding ABC transporter ATP-binding protein — encoded protein: MEDYIVEMRHITKRFPGIVANDDVTIQVKRGEVYALLGENGAGKSTLMSMLFGMYEPDIGEIYIQGEKVKFRSSNDATAHNIGMVHQHFKLVDNYTVAENIVLGVEPMKKLFGVLPCVDIKTANREIAELSKKFGLEVNPTDKIEDIPVSVRQRVEILKMLYRKAEILIFDEPTAVLTPQEIEFLLKIIDELRKGGKTIILITHKIEEIKKIADRCAILYRGKLVNVLDVKNTSSQDMANMMVGRQVDFNPAKKPADYRGTVLEVKNLTVRNANKFDVVKDVSFQIRAGEVFAIAGVSGNGQVEVADAIAGLTKAHSGSITLGGKDITALSIRQRTEAGISYIPEDRQGVGVFLDFNLGDNLALRKYYKAPFSKNGILQFNEFEKNANELIDRYDIRCGQGRKTSLRSMSGGNQQKAIIAREIEEHAKLIIFVQPTRGLDIGAIENIHRQILEERDKGTAILLISLELDEIMELADTIGVIYNGQLLKIADASTLTSHDVGKYMMGVKEA
- a CDS encoding BMP family lipoprotein, whose protein sequence is MKKKLKVFLAILSLVAIVASLSACGGNGGSASGSGSASGSGSAGATGLKVCIITSSGIDDGSFNQNCYEGIQAFVAEHSDCTVTDIKEGDYNELVPTVDRVAGDYDVFVLPGFNFTAIGDIAAANPDKYFIVVDSTITDSQGNALNAADLGNVYTMTFSEQEGGFFAGLAAALTTESNKVAVVNAMAYPSNVNYQFGFMSGVNYANAHFGTTAEYVELPSYAGVDVTGANVGGNYIGDFADEATGKVVGEALINEGCDVLFVAAGAAGNGTFTAIKEASDVYVIGCDVDQFDDGVAGDRNIILTSTLKVMDVNVQKQLEAIYNGTFSAEDAFLGADSDSSSYVSEEGRQQLSDDALAKMAECYELVKNGTIVPASNFNGYTPTDFPGLK